From the genome of Ectobacillus sp. JY-23, one region includes:
- a CDS encoding amino acid permease, with protein sequence MSLFRKKSIQSLIEESGGTGVSLKKDLGAFDLTMLGIGAIIGTGIFVLTGVAAAEHAGPALILSFILSGLACVFAALCYAEFASTVPVAGSAYTYSYATFGELIAWILGWDLILEYGVASSAVAVGWSGYFQGLLEGFGITIPTALSSAYNPDKGTFIDLPAILIILIITFLLTKGVKKSARFNTIMVIIKVAVILLFIGVGAFYVKPENWTPFMPFGFSGVATGAATVFFAYIGFDAVSTAAEEVRNPKRNMPIGIIASLAVCTALYIIVSAILTGIVPYDQLNVKNPVAFALNYINQDWVAGFISLGAIVGITTVLLVMLYGQSRLFYAISRDGLLPKVFSRVNNKTQTPLINNWIIAIFVSFFAGVLPLNKLAELTNIGTLFAFITVSIGILVMRKTQPNIKRGFQVPLVPLIPILAVAFCGYLVLQLPLTTWISFGGWLLIGLVIYFVYSKKHSKLNP encoded by the coding sequence ATGAGCTTATTCAGAAAAAAATCCATACAAAGCTTAATTGAGGAATCGGGCGGCACCGGCGTTTCCTTGAAAAAAGATTTAGGTGCTTTTGATTTAACAATGCTAGGTATTGGTGCCATCATCGGTACAGGTATCTTTGTATTAACAGGAGTTGCCGCTGCAGAGCATGCCGGTCCTGCCCTGATTTTATCGTTCATTCTCTCAGGTCTTGCTTGTGTATTCGCAGCTCTTTGTTATGCGGAATTTGCTTCTACTGTTCCCGTAGCAGGTAGTGCCTACACATACAGCTATGCAACATTTGGTGAGCTAATCGCTTGGATACTCGGCTGGGATTTAATTTTAGAATATGGCGTAGCTTCTTCTGCTGTTGCGGTAGGGTGGTCTGGCTACTTTCAAGGTTTATTAGAAGGATTCGGTATAACGATTCCTACGGCTTTGTCTAGCGCCTATAACCCTGATAAAGGTACATTTATTGATTTACCTGCTATCCTTATTATTTTAATCATTACGTTCCTATTAACAAAAGGCGTTAAAAAATCTGCTCGCTTTAATACAATCATGGTTATTATCAAAGTAGCAGTTATTCTTCTCTTTATTGGTGTTGGAGCATTTTACGTAAAACCTGAAAACTGGACACCCTTTATGCCATTTGGTTTTTCCGGTGTTGCTACAGGCGCCGCAACAGTTTTCTTTGCTTACATTGGCTTTGATGCTGTTTCAACAGCTGCAGAAGAAGTACGTAATCCAAAGCGTAATATGCCAATTGGGATTATTGCTTCCCTTGCTGTGTGTACAGCACTCTACATTATTGTTTCCGCGATTTTAACAGGTATTGTACCGTACGACCAGTTAAATGTGAAAAACCCTGTTGCATTTGCACTAAATTATATTAATCAGGATTGGGTTGCAGGTTTTATCTCTTTAGGAGCTATTGTTGGTATTACAACAGTATTACTTGTTATGTTATATGGCCAATCTCGTTTGTTTTATGCGATTAGCCGCGACGGCTTGCTGCCAAAAGTATTCTCACGTGTAAACAACAAAACACAAACACCGCTCATAAACAACTGGATCATTGCCATTTTTGTTTCCTTCTTCGCTGGTGTATTACCACTTAACAAATTAGCAGAATTAACAAATATCGGTACTCTGTTTGCATTCATTACTGTTTCCATCGGCATTCTCGTCATGCGTAAAACGCAGCCGAACATTAAACGAGGTTTCCAAGTGCCTCTTGTACCACTTATCCCCATCTTAGCCGTTGCATTTTGTGGATATTTGGTTCTCCAACTGCCATTGACAACCTGGATTAGCTTTGGAGGATGGCTATTAATCGGTTTAGTTATTTACTTCGTATACAGTAAAAAGCATAGTAAACTAAATCCATAG
- a CDS encoding PucR family transcriptional regulator, with product MHHFPLTVCDVLKRKHFGHVEIIAGNLGLNRTVKWVHILEMTDIKSLLKGNELILSTGLGWREDESLFVSFLEELIEIQAAALCIDMTRQPFSISPHIISLANEHHFPILLFQEEVPYVEITQDIHSYLINKQYQMITDLECYSQILNKKLLSVRSYEEIVELLHEHTGHGVLFQMEETEILCPAGACINPNTQRTLQQCIRLFGQDYAQLYLFGSRDVTEYDKLMLDRTATAMAQFLLRDLYVAEKRRVEESEWVHSWLAGEYEEKEIHDMLHSHRIVATKGGTVCVSKFQDVDADFTYYKLLFRTIFEQFGFFSLCTEKRNELSVILLNQREGKAKQRLEQALERLLQTDFMRKQKYAVFVGIGKFVEFLGEFPRALQTAKETIKIQQVMQSECRFYEDMHMYRLLAMYKHEDLQEIVMEYLEPVIWYDQKYKGKLIETLRVYLACHGSKQETAKKLFVVRQTLYHRITKLEQLLGEDFMKPDKRLVIEFMLQAYDYLLTTKRMKTYKNSL from the coding sequence ATGCATCACTTCCCGTTAACCGTCTGTGATGTGTTGAAGCGTAAGCATTTCGGACATGTGGAAATTATTGCAGGCAACCTTGGGTTGAATCGAACTGTCAAATGGGTACATATTTTGGAAATGACCGATATTAAGTCGCTTTTAAAAGGCAATGAACTCATCTTATCTACTGGCCTTGGTTGGCGAGAGGATGAATCGTTGTTCGTATCTTTTCTGGAAGAACTCATTGAAATACAAGCAGCAGCACTATGTATTGATATGACAAGACAACCGTTTTCTATTTCCCCCCATATTATCTCGTTAGCAAATGAGCACCACTTTCCAATTTTATTGTTTCAAGAAGAAGTTCCTTATGTGGAAATCACCCAAGATATTCATTCCTATCTGATTAATAAACAATATCAAATGATTACAGATCTTGAATGTTATTCACAAATCCTCAATAAAAAGCTGCTATCTGTGCGGAGCTATGAAGAGATTGTGGAATTGTTACACGAACATACAGGTCATGGGGTATTGTTCCAAATGGAAGAAACAGAAATTTTGTGTCCGGCAGGTGCTTGTATAAACCCGAATACGCAACGTACACTGCAACAATGTATTCGGTTGTTTGGGCAAGATTATGCACAGCTATACCTGTTTGGTAGTCGTGATGTAACAGAGTACGATAAACTAATGTTGGATCGGACCGCAACAGCCATGGCGCAATTTTTACTGCGTGATTTATATGTTGCTGAGAAAAGAAGGGTAGAAGAAAGTGAATGGGTACATAGCTGGTTAGCTGGTGAATATGAAGAAAAAGAGATTCATGATATGTTACATAGTCACCGAATTGTAGCTACAAAAGGTGGAACAGTATGCGTTTCTAAATTTCAAGACGTTGATGCGGATTTTACCTACTATAAGTTGCTGTTTCGAACGATTTTTGAACAGTTTGGCTTTTTTTCTTTATGCACAGAAAAGCGAAATGAACTTTCAGTTATATTGTTAAATCAGCGCGAAGGAAAAGCGAAGCAACGTTTAGAACAAGCGCTTGAGCGTTTGTTACAGACCGATTTCATGAGAAAACAGAAATATGCTGTGTTTGTAGGTATCGGCAAATTTGTAGAGTTTTTGGGTGAGTTTCCAAGAGCGCTTCAAACTGCAAAGGAGACCATCAAAATACAGCAGGTGATGCAAAGTGAATGCCGTTTCTATGAAGATATGCATATGTACCGTTTACTTGCCATGTATAAGCATGAGGACTTACAAGAGATTGTTATGGAATATTTGGAGCCTGTTATTTGGTACGACCAAAAATACAAAGGAAAGCTGATCGAGACATTACGTGTGTATTTAGCGTGTCACGGTTCTAAGCAGGAAACAGCTAAAAAGCTGTTTGTTGTACGACAAACATTGTATCATCGCATTACAAAGCTTGAACAGCTTCTCGGTGAAGACTTCATGAAGCCCGATAAGCGTTTAGTTATCGAATTTATGCTCCAAGCCTATGATTACTTACTTACCACAAAACGAATGAAAACATACAAAAACAGTCTGTGA
- a CDS encoding methyl-accepting chemotaxis protein, translated as MKLNIRQKISFSFLLVIALMLSVIIMSNYEMRSLHNKYSHLLEVESKDLEKTRLIQVSSTRLESQFYSYLLSKEADDVKAMQSEQGIILKRIQSIKENETNKKSKEYLGQIEGLVQAHEKRLTQAVKQNEIETSIQENILAVSREIRTIADQLAQEKQREIDEVVASSSADIEKKLRWSLLMSAGAIILSVTVGIILSVVLSRPIKLISAQAEEISKGNLAISDLQIRTKDETSILAHSFNTMKANLRELIYQIQAGAGQVSKTASELASGSEENTAATQQVSEHIQRTSQDMQQQLSHIHMSTMQLHEAAQNIAGIAVNVQDVSASAGYAAELSMQGQDVIRAVTKQMTIIQSTIDAVAENVESLNKRSTDINSITEAIKWIADQTNLLSLNAAIEAARAGEHGRGFAVVADEVRKLAVQSAKSAQDITALVKLVQEEANQAFYAAQHGMSEVNQGLEAVQTAGKQFTNIHESFTNVDNKITGIKEAIQQVSTQSAEIVQVFEHMSSKTDEMAMSLQTVAETAKEQSAASEEIAASAEEMTAMAEGLHKGIAKFKV; from the coding sequence ATGAAGCTGAATATTAGGCAAAAAATTTCGTTTTCTTTTTTATTAGTCATTGCATTGATGCTTAGTGTGATTATTATGTCAAATTATGAAATGAGATCCCTGCATAATAAATATTCGCATCTGCTTGAAGTTGAATCTAAGGACTTAGAGAAAACACGCTTAATTCAAGTATCGTCAACGCGACTGGAAAGTCAGTTTTACTCATATTTACTTTCAAAAGAAGCGGATGATGTGAAAGCGATGCAGAGCGAGCAAGGTATCATTTTGAAGCGCATTCAAAGTATTAAGGAAAACGAAACAAATAAGAAAAGTAAGGAATACTTAGGACAAATTGAGGGATTGGTACAGGCACATGAAAAACGATTAACACAAGCAGTTAAACAAAATGAGATTGAAACATCCATACAAGAAAATATTTTAGCTGTATCCCGTGAAATTCGCACGATTGCAGACCAATTGGCGCAAGAAAAGCAACGTGAAATTGACGAAGTAGTTGCTTCTAGTTCAGCTGATATTGAGAAAAAGCTAAGATGGAGTCTACTGATGAGCGCTGGTGCTATTATCTTATCTGTTACAGTGGGAATTATCTTATCGGTTGTATTATCAAGACCAATTAAGTTAATTAGTGCGCAAGCGGAAGAAATTTCAAAAGGGAACTTAGCGATTTCTGATTTGCAAATTCGAACGAAGGATGAGACAAGTATATTAGCGCATTCGTTTAATACAATGAAAGCAAATTTAAGGGAGCTTATTTATCAAATTCAAGCAGGTGCCGGACAAGTATCAAAAACAGCAAGCGAACTTGCCTCAGGGTCAGAAGAAAACACAGCAGCAACGCAACAAGTATCTGAGCACATTCAGCGTACATCACAAGATATGCAGCAGCAGCTTTCTCATATCCATATGAGTACGATGCAACTGCACGAGGCCGCGCAAAATATTGCAGGTATTGCAGTAAACGTACAGGATGTTTCCGCATCAGCGGGATATGCAGCAGAATTGTCTATGCAGGGTCAAGATGTGATTCGAGCAGTGACAAAGCAAATGACAATTATTCAAAGTACAATTGATGCTGTTGCAGAAAATGTAGAGTCTTTAAATAAACGTTCAACAGACATTAACAGCATTACAGAGGCCATTAAATGGATTGCTGATCAAACAAACTTATTATCACTAAATGCAGCAATCGAAGCTGCTCGAGCAGGGGAGCACGGCAGAGGATTTGCGGTCGTGGCTGATGAAGTTCGGAAGCTTGCTGTGCAATCCGCTAAGTCTGCACAGGATATTACTGCTCTTGTAAAGTTGGTACAAGAGGAGGCGAATCAAGCATTTTACGCAGCACAGCACGGAATGAGTGAAGTGAATCAAGGTTTAGAAGCAGTACAAACTGCAGGAAAGCAATTCACAAATATTCATGAGTCATTTACGAATGTGGATAATAAAATTACAGGTATTAAAGAGGCAATACAACAAGTATCTACTCAATCAGCGGAAATTGTGCAAGTGTTTGAACACATGTCGTCTAAAACCGATGAAATGGCGATGAGTCTCCAAACTGTAGCTGAAACAGCGAAGGAGCAGTCGGCGGCATCCGAAGAAATCGCCGCCTCTGCTGAAGAGATGACGGCAATGGCTGAGGGACTTCACAAGGGAATTGCAAAGTTTAAAGTATAG
- a CDS encoding CoA-acylating methylmalonate-semialdehyde dehydrogenase, which yields MTATDTLVLKNFIDGNWVNSQGTEVLDVPNPATREVIAKVGISTVADVNAAVQAAKAAFATWKNTPAPKRARILFKYHFLLSEQHEQLAKLIVTENGKAYKEAYGEVQRGIECVEFASGAPTLLMGETLSSIAEEIDSEMFRYPLGVIGGITPFNFPMMVPLWMFPLAIACGNTFVLKPSERTPMLANRLAELFKQAGAPDGVLNIVHGAHDVVNGLLDHPDVKAISFVGSQPIAKYVYQRAAAQGKRVQALSGAKNHHVVMPDADIKKAAEHIVSSAFGSAGQRCMACSAVVVVGENDKFVHELQEKAMGLSMGSGMDEDVLLTPVIRESHREKVVGYIEAGVKEGATLLCDGRKEMESMPEGTFLGPTVFDHVTPEMTIATEEIFAPVLSVLRAEDLDEALSYIEKSRYGNGATIYTKDAKAIRQFREEADAGMLGVNVGVPATMAFFPFSGWKDSFYGDLHVNGKDGVNFFTRKKMITSRFDF from the coding sequence ATGACGGCTACGGATACATTGGTGTTAAAAAATTTCATTGACGGCAATTGGGTGAATTCGCAAGGAACGGAAGTATTGGATGTGCCAAATCCGGCTACAAGAGAAGTTATAGCTAAGGTCGGTATTTCAACTGTTGCAGATGTGAACGCGGCTGTACAGGCAGCAAAAGCAGCATTTGCGACATGGAAGAATACACCTGCACCCAAACGCGCCCGTATTTTGTTCAAGTACCATTTCCTACTAAGCGAGCAGCATGAACAATTAGCAAAACTGATTGTAACAGAAAATGGAAAGGCATACAAAGAAGCGTATGGTGAAGTCCAACGCGGCATAGAGTGTGTGGAGTTTGCTTCGGGTGCGCCAACGCTTTTAATGGGAGAAACGTTATCCAGTATTGCAGAGGAGATAGACTCGGAAATGTTTCGATATCCGCTTGGTGTTATTGGAGGAATTACGCCATTTAATTTTCCGATGATGGTACCGCTTTGGATGTTTCCCTTAGCAATTGCATGCGGAAATACATTTGTTTTAAAACCCTCTGAACGTACTCCGATGCTAGCAAACCGCCTTGCAGAATTGTTTAAACAAGCAGGTGCACCGGACGGCGTATTAAATATTGTACATGGCGCTCATGATGTAGTGAATGGTTTGCTTGATCATCCCGATGTAAAAGCAATTTCATTTGTTGGTTCACAGCCTATCGCAAAATATGTGTATCAGCGTGCTGCAGCGCAAGGAAAACGAGTACAAGCGCTATCGGGTGCGAAGAATCATCATGTTGTCATGCCTGACGCAGATATTAAAAAAGCGGCAGAACATATTGTTTCCTCCGCGTTTGGCAGTGCTGGGCAGCGCTGTATGGCATGCAGTGCTGTTGTCGTAGTGGGTGAAAATGATAAGTTTGTACATGAACTGCAAGAAAAAGCCATGGGATTAAGTATGGGAAGCGGTATGGATGAAGATGTATTGCTGACACCAGTTATTCGTGAATCTCATCGTGAAAAAGTAGTTGGTTATATTGAAGCAGGGGTGAAAGAAGGTGCCACTCTTCTATGTGACGGACGCAAGGAAATGGAATCTATGCCAGAAGGGACATTTTTAGGACCGACTGTATTCGACCATGTTACACCTGAAATGACAATTGCGACAGAAGAAATCTTCGCTCCGGTTTTAAGTGTATTGCGCGCAGAGGATTTAGATGAAGCCCTTTCTTATATTGAGAAATCTCGCTACGGTAATGGAGCAACAATTTATACGAAGGATGCGAAAGCGATTCGACAGTTTCGAGAAGAAGCGGATGCGGGAATGCTTGGGGTTAACGTTGGCGTGCCGGCAACGATGGCATTTTTCCCGTTTTCCGGTTGGAAGGATTCGTTCTATGGCGACTTACATGTAAATGGAAAAGATGGCGTAAACTTTTTCACGCGGAAAAAAATGATTACGTCACGATTTGACTTTTAA
- a CDS encoding aspartate aminotransferase family protein: MVVTRQSGESLVKDEKYVWHGMRPYSPDATMVVDTASGAWITDENGNRYLDAMAGLWCVNVGYGREELAEAAYEQLKKLAYVPMTQSHSPAIALAEKLNELLGGDYVIFFSNSGSEANETAFKIARQYHQQKGEGSRYKIVSRYRAYHGNSMGALAATGQAQRKYKYEPLAPGFLHVAPPDSYRLPEDGASSEQLQSVQAVDNAMTWELSETVAAMIMEPIITGGGILMPPEGYMKGVKKVCEKHGALLIVDEVICGFGRTGTPFGFMHYGVKPDIITMAKGLTSAYLPLSATAVKREIYEGFKGSEEYDYFRHINTFGGNPAACALALKNLEIMEREHLFQRSAKLGAQLLESLRSALSQHPLVGDVRGKGLLVGIELVTDKKTKEPLDVALVNCVIATCKQQGVIIGKNGATVAGYNNVLAISPPLTIEEDDLDLLVKVLTVALEAIK; the protein is encoded by the coding sequence ATAGTGGTAACGAGACAAAGCGGAGAGTCTTTAGTGAAAGACGAGAAATACGTTTGGCACGGTATGCGCCCATATAGCCCAGATGCTACAATGGTTGTTGATACAGCAAGCGGGGCGTGGATTACAGATGAAAATGGAAATCGTTATCTCGATGCAATGGCGGGCCTATGGTGCGTAAATGTTGGCTATGGACGCGAAGAGCTGGCGGAAGCAGCATACGAGCAATTAAAAAAACTTGCATATGTACCGATGACGCAAAGTCACAGTCCGGCTATCGCATTGGCTGAAAAATTGAATGAACTGCTTGGTGGCGACTATGTAATCTTCTTTTCCAATAGTGGATCAGAGGCGAATGAAACCGCATTTAAGATTGCCCGTCAATATCACCAGCAAAAAGGAGAAGGAAGTCGTTATAAAATTGTGTCCAGGTACAGAGCGTACCATGGCAATTCTATGGGAGCACTAGCTGCCACAGGGCAAGCGCAACGCAAATATAAATATGAGCCGCTGGCACCTGGATTTCTTCATGTAGCACCACCTGATAGTTATCGTCTTCCCGAAGATGGGGCGTCATCTGAGCAATTGCAATCTGTGCAAGCCGTGGATAATGCGATGACGTGGGAATTAAGCGAAACCGTTGCAGCTATGATTATGGAGCCTATTATTACAGGCGGAGGTATTTTAATGCCGCCTGAAGGTTACATGAAAGGTGTGAAAAAGGTCTGCGAAAAGCACGGAGCACTATTGATTGTTGATGAAGTGATTTGTGGATTCGGACGTACCGGTACGCCGTTTGGCTTTATGCACTATGGTGTAAAGCCAGACATTATTACAATGGCCAAAGGTTTAACAAGCGCTTACTTGCCGCTTTCGGCAACTGCTGTCAAACGAGAAATTTACGAAGGGTTTAAAGGGTCGGAAGAATATGATTATTTTCGCCATATTAATACATTTGGCGGTAACCCAGCCGCATGCGCGCTAGCGCTCAAAAACTTAGAAATTATGGAACGTGAACATTTATTTCAGCGATCTGCCAAACTAGGAGCACAGTTGCTAGAAAGCTTGCGATCGGCTCTTTCTCAGCACCCGCTTGTTGGTGACGTGAGAGGGAAGGGGTTACTTGTTGGAATTGAGCTTGTAACTGACAAAAAAACAAAGGAACCGCTTGATGTAGCTCTTGTGAATTGTGTAATAGCTACTTGTAAGCAACAAGGTGTTATCATTGGTAAAAACGGAGCAACAGTTGCCGGATATAACAACGTGCTTGCCATTTCACCTCCTCTTACGATTGAAGAAGATGATTTGGATTTGCTTGTTAAAGTTTTAACCGTAGCACTAGAAGCTATCAAATAA